A single region of the Pseudomonas sp. VD-NE ins genome encodes:
- a CDS encoding accessory factor UbiK family protein, which produces MLAPKDFLDALSGTASRLFSGDTPLPKAEFESQFKMLLQSAFSKLDLVSREEFDSQMVVLARTRARLESLEAKVAEMEAKLTPPAE; this is translated from the coding sequence ATGCTCGCGCCCAAAGACTTCCTCGACGCCCTGAGCGGCACCGCCTCCCGCCTCTTCAGCGGCGACACCCCGCTGCCGAAAGCCGAATTCGAAAGCCAGTTCAAGATGCTGCTGCAAAGTGCCTTCAGCAAACTCGATCTGGTCAGCCGTGAAGAATTTGATAGTCAGATGGTCGTTCTGGCCCGCACCCGCGCCCGCCTCGAAAGCCTCGAAGCCAAAGTCGCCGAGATGGAAGCCAAGCTGACACCTCCCGCTGAATAA
- a CDS encoding Bro-N domain-containing protein has product MDENYLTPNIFTRHKLPLHALLIQNQPWFCARDLSRLLHIYLNERMLRKLDPDQYQTRKTLIHNQIENTLLISESGIYALLVYHYCPEYRALREWLTHQVIPTLRDAQHPSTSERPHLSLLSWPDMTLSLLHWNNQPWIRLQDVPHMVTEREQANRTVVNSWWRKALQLI; this is encoded by the coding sequence ATGGACGAAAACTACCTGACACCTAATATCTTCACCCGCCACAAACTCCCCCTCCACGCCCTCCTCATCCAGAACCAACCCTGGTTCTGCGCCCGAGACCTGAGCCGCCTGCTGCACATCTACCTCAACGAACGCATGCTGCGAAAACTCGACCCCGACCAATACCAGACCCGCAAAACCCTGATCCACAACCAGATCGAAAACACCCTGCTGATCAGCGAATCCGGCATCTACGCCCTCCTGGTCTACCACTACTGCCCCGAATACCGAGCCCTGCGCGAATGGCTCACCCACCAAGTCATCCCCACCCTGCGCGACGCCCAACATCCCAGCACAAGCGAACGTCCACACCTGAGCCTGCTCAGTTGGCCGGACATGACGTTGAGTTTGTTGCACTGGAATAACCAGCCGTGGATACGGTTGCAAGATGTGCCACACATGGTGACGGAGCGAGAACAGGCAAACCGCACGGTTGTGAACTCATGGTGGAGAAAGGCTCTGCAATTGATCTGA